In one Mycobacterium sp. NBC_00419 genomic region, the following are encoded:
- a CDS encoding sensor histidine kinase produces MWSSLVRSGRSLAGQFLVFQLLVVAVVLTAVAAVSVAQSTKEFRDVRGQRMIAVAENVASTPLVRERYADPFAARLLAPDVDRAIALSGADLAEIIDPAGVVRVSSDPSRVGRQVGFGPSRVTEGRAWFGDADIDSRHALIGQVPILSTTGDVLSVVSVSEPYPSVWQLLSGAGERLLVYLGLGAVLGLGASWLLSRRIKRHTRGLEVAEIAGLAEHREALLHSIREGVIGVNTDGVITVVNDSAQELLGIGSDAVNCSVRDAGIDPAVADFLLSHEDGHDVVIATPNRVLALNRRAATSQGQRIGTVTTMRDSTELASMQGQLSSHKSVTDTLRAQTHEFANQLHTISGLVQLGEYESVRELVGALTRRRAEISDAVTQHISDPAVAALLIAKTTLAAESGVSLTLSADSHLAPLSPALATDVITVLGNLIDNAVEVSVGSAARLVTARVDDSDGLSIEVGDSGPGVPQELRTQIFSRGVTSKPDVPGGRGIGLALVRLITAQYGGTAQVRDAPGGGALFVARMPRVESVSHA; encoded by the coding sequence TTGTGGTCATCGCTGGTACGTAGCGGCCGAAGCCTGGCTGGCCAGTTCCTGGTGTTCCAGTTGCTCGTCGTCGCAGTCGTGCTCACGGCCGTGGCCGCCGTCAGCGTCGCACAGTCGACCAAGGAGTTCCGTGACGTACGCGGGCAGCGGATGATCGCCGTCGCCGAGAACGTGGCCTCAACGCCACTGGTGCGCGAACGGTACGCGGATCCGTTCGCGGCCCGGCTGCTGGCGCCCGATGTGGACCGGGCGATCGCGCTGTCCGGTGCGGACCTGGCCGAGATCATCGACCCCGCCGGGGTGGTCCGGGTGTCCTCGGACCCGTCTCGCGTCGGCAGGCAGGTGGGCTTCGGCCCCAGCCGGGTCACCGAGGGCCGGGCCTGGTTCGGCGACGCCGATATCGACAGCCGGCACGCCCTGATCGGCCAGGTGCCGATCCTGTCCACCACGGGCGACGTCCTCTCGGTGGTGTCGGTCAGCGAGCCCTATCCCTCGGTGTGGCAGCTGCTCAGCGGTGCCGGCGAACGGCTGCTGGTGTACCTGGGACTCGGCGCCGTTCTGGGCCTGGGTGCCTCGTGGCTGCTGTCGCGACGGATCAAGCGGCATACCCGAGGGTTGGAGGTCGCCGAGATCGCCGGACTGGCCGAACATCGAGAAGCGTTGCTGCACAGCATTCGTGAGGGTGTCATCGGAGTGAACACCGACGGGGTGATCACCGTCGTCAACGACAGCGCGCAGGAGCTACTGGGCATCGGATCCGATGCGGTCAACTGCAGTGTGCGCGACGCCGGAATCGACCCGGCGGTGGCCGACTTCCTGCTGTCGCACGAGGATGGCCACGACGTCGTGATCGCCACCCCCAACCGCGTGCTGGCACTGAATCGTCGCGCGGCAACCAGCCAGGGCCAGCGGATCGGCACGGTGACCACGATGCGCGACAGCACCGAACTGGCCTCGATGCAGGGCCAGCTCTCGTCGCACAAGAGTGTCACCGACACGCTGCGGGCGCAGACTCACGAATTCGCCAACCAGCTGCATACGATCTCCGGGCTGGTCCAGCTCGGTGAGTACGAGTCGGTCCGCGAGCTGGTGGGGGCCCTCACCAGACGTCGAGCTGAGATCAGTGATGCTGTCACCCAACATATTTCCGATCCGGCGGTCGCCGCGCTCCTGATCGCCAAGACCACTCTGGCGGCCGAGAGCGGAGTGTCGCTGACGCTGTCCGCCGACTCCCACCTGGCACCGCTGAGTCCGGCACTGGCCACCGACGTCATCACCGTGCTGGGCAACCTCATCGACAATGCCGTCGAGGTATCGGTGGGCTCGGCCGCCCGCCTGGTCACCGCGCGGGTCGACGACAGCGACGGCCTCAGCATCGAAGTGGGCGATTCCGGACCTGGTGTGCCGCAGGAACTTCGCACGCAGATCTTCTCGCGTGGCGTGACCTCCAAACCGGACGTTCCCGGTGGTCGTGGGATCGGTCTGGCCCTGGTCCGGCTGATCACCGCGCAGTACGGCGGCACGGCGCAGGTGCGCGACGCACCCGGCGGCGGCGCGCTCTTCGTCGCCCGGATGCCCCGCGTAGAGTCGGTCAGCCATGCGTGA
- a CDS encoding TerC family protein, translated as MNVSVMVWGVTCAVILGLFVFDFFAHVRVAHEPTFRESATWSAVYIGLAIVFGFVVWWQWGGQFAGEYFAGYVTEKALSVDNLFVFTVIMATFAVPRAFQQKLLLIGIVMALVMRAGFIALGTAAINTFSWVFYIFGVFLVLTAAKLAREAGHEKEVEEKRDSRIIALVRKIVPTTDDYDGDKFLTKIGGNRAVTPMFLALIAIGFTDLLFALDSIPAIYGLTEEPYIVFTANAFALMGLRQLYFLIGGLLDRLVYLSYGLSLILAFIGVKLVLHALHENTLPFINGGEHVKVPEISTGLSIGVIAVILVITTVASLIKTRGRTVADEPSHS; from the coding sequence ATGAACGTATCGGTCATGGTGTGGGGTGTCACCTGCGCGGTGATACTCGGATTGTTCGTTTTCGACTTCTTCGCTCACGTGCGGGTGGCCCACGAACCGACGTTCCGCGAGTCGGCGACCTGGTCGGCGGTGTACATCGGCCTGGCCATCGTGTTCGGCTTCGTGGTCTGGTGGCAGTGGGGTGGGCAGTTCGCCGGGGAGTACTTCGCCGGCTACGTCACCGAAAAGGCGCTGAGCGTCGACAACCTGTTCGTGTTCACCGTCATCATGGCCACATTCGCGGTGCCGCGGGCGTTCCAGCAGAAGCTGTTGCTCATCGGCATCGTCATGGCGCTGGTGATGCGGGCCGGGTTCATCGCCCTGGGGACCGCGGCCATCAACACGTTCAGCTGGGTGTTCTACATCTTCGGCGTCTTCCTGGTGCTCACCGCCGCCAAACTCGCCCGCGAGGCCGGCCACGAGAAGGAGGTGGAGGAGAAGCGCGACAGCCGGATCATCGCCCTGGTGCGCAAGATCGTGCCCACCACCGACGACTACGACGGTGACAAATTCCTGACGAAGATCGGCGGCAACCGGGCCGTCACGCCGATGTTCTTGGCGCTCATCGCCATCGGGTTCACCGACCTGCTCTTCGCCCTGGACTCGATCCCGGCGATCTACGGGCTGACCGAGGAGCCCTACATCGTGTTCACCGCCAACGCCTTCGCGTTGATGGGGTTGCGCCAGCTGTACTTCCTCATCGGCGGCCTGCTGGACCGGTTGGTGTATCTGTCCTACGGGCTGTCACTGATCCTGGCGTTCATCGGCGTGAAGCTGGTGCTGCACGCCCTGCACGAGAACACCCTGCCGTTCATCAACGGCGGCGAGCACGTCAAGGTGCCGGAGATCTCGACCGGCCTGTCGATCGGGGTGATCGCGGTGATCCTGGTGATCACCACCGTCGCGAGTCTGATCAAGACGCGCGGGCGGACGGTCGCCGACGAGCCGTCGCACAGTTAG
- a CDS encoding M20/M25/M40 family metallo-hydrolase: protein MVGKVTVTQPVDEVVDLVSALIRFDTSNTGELETTKGEAECALWVAEQLSAVGYTCEYVESGAPGRGNVFARLAGADPSRGAVLIHGHLDVVPAEPADWSVHPFSGAIADGYVWGRGAVDMKDMCGMMIAVARHFKRAGIVPPRDLVFAFVADEEAGGNYGCKWLVENRPDLFDGITEAIGEVGGFSLTVPRQDGGERRLYLIETAEKGMLWMRLKARGRAGHGSMIHDDNAVTTIAEAVARLGRHQFPLVVHPAVEEFLTAVAEETGYTFDLDGPDLDGAIAKLGPIARIVGATLRDTANPTMLKAGYKANVIPATAEAVIDCRVVPGRQAAFEREVDEIIGPDVTREWITELPSYETAFDGELVGAMNAALLAADPEARTVPYMLSGGTDAKHFARLGIRCFGFIPLRLPPELDFAALFHGVDERVPIDALEFGVAVLEHFLRNC from the coding sequence GTGGTAGGAAAGGTGACTGTGACACAACCCGTCGACGAGGTGGTTGACCTCGTCAGCGCCCTCATCCGTTTCGATACCTCCAACACCGGTGAGCTCGAGACCACCAAGGGCGAGGCGGAGTGCGCCCTGTGGGTGGCCGAGCAGCTCAGCGCGGTCGGCTACACATGCGAATACGTCGAGTCCGGCGCTCCCGGCCGCGGCAACGTCTTCGCCCGCCTCGCCGGGGCGGACCCGAGCCGTGGCGCCGTGCTCATCCACGGCCACCTCGACGTCGTGCCCGCCGAACCCGCGGACTGGAGCGTGCATCCGTTCTCCGGTGCGATCGCCGACGGCTATGTCTGGGGCCGCGGTGCGGTCGACATGAAAGACATGTGCGGCATGATGATCGCCGTCGCACGGCACTTCAAACGCGCCGGAATCGTGCCCCCGCGCGACCTGGTGTTCGCCTTCGTCGCCGACGAGGAAGCCGGTGGTAATTACGGTTGCAAGTGGCTGGTGGAGAACCGGCCCGACTTGTTCGACGGCATCACCGAGGCCATCGGTGAGGTCGGCGGCTTCTCGCTGACGGTGCCGCGACAAGACGGCGGGGAGCGGCGGCTCTATCTGATCGAAACCGCCGAAAAGGGCATGTTGTGGATGCGCCTGAAGGCCCGCGGCCGAGCCGGCCACGGCTCGATGATCCACGACGACAACGCCGTGACGACGATCGCCGAAGCCGTCGCACGGCTCGGGCGCCACCAGTTCCCGCTCGTGGTGCACCCTGCGGTCGAGGAATTCCTGACCGCGGTTGCCGAGGAGACCGGCTACACCTTCGACCTCGACGGCCCTGATCTCGACGGGGCGATCGCGAAGCTGGGTCCGATCGCCCGCATCGTCGGTGCCACCCTGCGCGACACGGCAAATCCCACGATGCTCAAGGCCGGATACAAGGCGAACGTGATCCCCGCGACGGCCGAAGCCGTGATCGATTGCCGCGTGGTTCCGGGGCGCCAGGCCGCATTCGAGCGGGAAGTCGACGAGATCATCGGCCCGGACGTGACTCGCGAGTGGATCACCGAATTGCCCTCGTACGAAACGGCGTTCGACGGTGAATTGGTGGGCGCCATGAACGCGGCGCTGCTCGCCGCGGACCCGGAAGCCCGGACCGTGCCATACATGCTCTCCGGCGGTACCGACGCCAAACACTTTGCTCGCCTTGGTATCCGGTGTTTCGGTTTCATACCGCTGCGACTGCCGCCGGAACTGGACTTTGCGGCGCTGTTCCACGGCGTCGACGAGCGGGTACCCATCGACGCGCTGGAGTTCGGCGTCGCTGTGCTCGAACACTTCTTGAGAAACTGCTGA
- a CDS encoding antibiotic biosynthesis monooxygenase family protein, translating into MPIIRTGGNLVTQINTFTVAEGGQQALIDLLAESARFARQTPGWISASVHRSHDGTRVTNYAQCEDLDSALAVIDALRGAGFLDRNAALGQAHPGLYDVVFTLEQ; encoded by the coding sequence ATGCCCATCATCCGAACCGGTGGCAACCTCGTCACCCAGATCAACACCTTCACCGTTGCCGAAGGCGGTCAGCAGGCGCTGATCGATCTGCTCGCGGAATCGGCCCGCTTCGCACGTCAGACGCCCGGCTGGATTTCGGCAAGCGTGCACCGCAGCCATGACGGGACGCGGGTAACCAACTATGCCCAGTGCGAAGATCTCGACTCTGCGCTGGCTGTGATCGACGCACTGCGGGGCGCGGGATTCCTCGACCGCAACGCGGCGCTGGGGCAGGCCCATCCGGGGCTGTATGACGTGGTGTTCACCCTCGAGCAGTAG
- a CDS encoding YkgB family protein, whose translation MTATQPHVEHPVRQPNSALVRLGALSVRYGLVVVIAWIGALKFTAYEAQGIEPLVANSPLMSWVYTVFSVPAFSAVLGVVELSTAVLLALKPWWPKVSALGSISAIGLFLATLSFLVTTPGIGEESAGGFPALSSTGQFLVKDIALLGIAVWTLGDALQAARRG comes from the coding sequence ATGACTGCCACCCAGCCCCACGTCGAACACCCTGTCCGCCAGCCGAATTCGGCCCTGGTGCGCCTCGGTGCCCTGTCGGTTCGCTACGGGCTGGTGGTGGTGATCGCCTGGATCGGGGCGCTGAAGTTCACTGCCTACGAGGCGCAGGGCATCGAGCCCCTGGTGGCGAACAGTCCGCTGATGAGCTGGGTCTACACCGTCTTCTCGGTGCCGGCGTTCTCGGCGGTGCTCGGCGTGGTCGAGCTGAGCACTGCGGTGTTGCTGGCCCTCAAGCCGTGGTGGCCGAAGGTGTCGGCGCTCGGCAGCATCTCGGCGATCGGTCTGTTCCTGGCGACCCTGAGCTTTCTGGTGACCACGCCGGGTATCGGTGAGGAATCCGCCGGGGGCTTTCCGGCGTTGTCATCGACCGGTCAGTTCCTGGTGAAGGACATCGCGCTGCTCGGTATCGCGGTGTGGACGCTGGGCGACGCGCTGCAGGCGGCCCGCCGGGGCTGA
- a CDS encoding tripartite tricarboxylate transporter permease produces the protein MDNFNWLMQGFAEAATPMNLLYAVIGVLLGTAVGVLPGIGPAMTVALLLPITYNVSPSAAFIMFAGIFYGGMYGGSTTSILLNTPGESSSVITAIEGNKMAKAGRAAQALATAAIGSFVAGTIGTVLLAAFAPAISRFAVTLGAPSYLAIMLFALVAVTAVLGSSKLRGAISLVLGLAIGIVGIDFLTGQPRATFGIPQLSDGIDIVVIAVAIFAVGEALWVAAHLRRRPADVIPVGRPWMGRDDWRRSWKPWLRGTAFGFPFGALPAGGAELPTFLSYITEKKLSKHPEEFGRGAIEGVAGPEAANNASAAGTLVPMLSLGLPTNATAAVMLTAFVSYGIQPGPTLFSKEPLLIWTLIASLFIGNFLLLVLNLPLAPLWAKLLRTPRPYLYAGILFFAALGAFAVNVQPLDLALLLLFGLLGLMMRRFGLPILPLIIGVILGPRIERQLRQSLQIGGGEWSSLFTEPVAIVTYLCMAVLLAIPLILRLLHRDEETLLVVEDDKDQREKAQAS, from the coding sequence ATGGACAACTTCAACTGGCTGATGCAGGGTTTCGCCGAGGCGGCGACCCCGATGAACCTGCTGTACGCCGTGATCGGGGTGCTGCTGGGTACCGCGGTAGGTGTGCTGCCCGGCATCGGGCCGGCCATGACCGTGGCGCTGCTGCTTCCCATCACCTACAACGTCAGCCCCAGTGCGGCATTCATCATGTTCGCCGGCATCTTCTACGGCGGCATGTACGGCGGATCCACCACGTCGATCCTGCTGAACACTCCGGGGGAGTCGTCGTCGGTGATCACCGCCATCGAGGGCAACAAGATGGCGAAAGCAGGACGAGCCGCGCAGGCATTGGCCACCGCGGCGATCGGCTCGTTCGTCGCGGGCACCATCGGCACCGTGCTGCTGGCCGCGTTCGCCCCCGCGATCTCGCGGTTCGCCGTCACCCTCGGCGCGCCGTCGTATCTGGCGATCATGCTCTTCGCGCTGGTGGCGGTGACCGCGGTGCTGGGCTCGTCGAAGTTGCGCGGCGCCATCTCGCTGGTGCTCGGCTTGGCGATCGGCATCGTCGGCATCGACTTCCTCACCGGCCAGCCACGCGCCACATTCGGTATCCCGCAGCTCTCCGATGGCATCGACATCGTGGTGATCGCGGTCGCGATCTTCGCTGTGGGAGAGGCACTCTGGGTGGCTGCGCACCTGCGCCGGCGTCCGGCCGATGTGATTCCGGTGGGCCGGCCGTGGATGGGTCGTGATGACTGGCGGCGGTCCTGGAAGCCGTGGCTGCGCGGCACCGCGTTCGGGTTCCCGTTCGGAGCCCTGCCCGCCGGCGGCGCTGAGCTGCCCACGTTCCTGAGCTACATCACCGAGAAGAAGCTGTCCAAGCATCCAGAGGAGTTCGGGCGGGGCGCCATCGAAGGAGTGGCCGGGCCCGAGGCGGCCAACAACGCCTCCGCCGCGGGCACGTTGGTGCCGATGCTGTCGCTGGGCCTGCCGACCAACGCCACGGCTGCGGTCATGCTCACCGCCTTCGTATCCTATGGAATCCAGCCCGGACCAACACTTTTCAGTAAAGAGCCGCTGCTGATCTGGACGCTGATCGCCAGCCTGTTCATCGGCAACTTCCTGCTGCTGGTGCTCAACCTGCCGCTGGCGCCGCTCTGGGCCAAGCTGTTGCGCACGCCGCGGCCGTACCTGTACGCCGGCATCCTGTTCTTCGCCGCCCTGGGGGCCTTCGCGGTGAACGTCCAGCCGCTGGATCTGGCACTGCTGCTGCTGTTCGGACTGCTCGGTCTGATGATGCGCCGGTTCGGCCTTCCGATACTGCCGCTGATCATCGGCGTCATCCTGGGCCCGCGCATCGAACGACAATTGCGCCAGAGCCTGCAGATCGGCGGGGGCGAATGGTCGAGCCTGTTCACCGAGCCGGTCGCCATCGTGACGTACCTCTGCATGGCGGTGCTGCTGGCGATTCCGCTCATACTGCGACTCCTGCACCGCGACGAGGAGACGCTCTTGGTCGTCGAGGACGACAAGGATCAGCGAGAGAAGGCGCAGGCATCATGA
- a CDS encoding YbhB/YbcL family Raf kinase inhibitor-like protein — MAFDYNPYDFLPELPGFTLTSTDITDGKPLKNAQVSGIMGAGGEDVSPQLSWSGFPEETRSFAVTVYDPDAPTASGFWHWAVANLPATTTELPSGVGDGSLLPGDALTLVNDAGVRRFIGAAPPAGHGVHRYFVAVHALNVEKLELTEDASPAFLGFNVFMTAIARAVIHGTYEQK, encoded by the coding sequence ATGGCCTTTGACTACAACCCCTACGACTTTCTGCCCGAGCTGCCCGGCTTCACCCTGACCAGTACCGACATCACCGACGGCAAGCCACTGAAGAACGCTCAGGTCAGCGGGATCATGGGCGCCGGCGGCGAAGACGTCTCACCCCAGCTCAGTTGGTCGGGCTTTCCGGAAGAGACCCGCAGCTTCGCCGTCACCGTCTATGACCCGGATGCCCCCACGGCATCGGGTTTCTGGCACTGGGCGGTGGCCAACCTGCCCGCCACCACGACCGAGCTGCCCTCCGGCGTCGGCGACGGCTCGCTGCTGCCCGGTGACGCGCTGACCCTGGTCAACGATGCCGGCGTGCGCCGCTTCATCGGTGCCGCTCCGCCGGCCGGCCACGGCGTCCACCGCTACTTCGTGGCCGTGCATGCACTGAACGTGGAGAAGCTGGAGCTCACCGAGGACGCCAGCCCCGCTTTCCTGGGCTTCAACGTGTTCATGACCGCGATCGCCCGCGCCGTCATCCACGGAACCTACGAGCAGAAGTAG
- a CDS encoding tripartite tricarboxylate transporter TctB family protein yields the protein MSIDDRQAVSDSRPDYAQYIVVAVLVIVGGFLVYSGLTLDEGFAKVDPVGPKFFPLTIGIAALVLAVVLAIAIPRGSKGEADAGEDIDPEAPGDWRTVGLLIALFVAMILLVNLLGWVIMSALFFAGAATILGSKHYVRNIVIGAVLALASFYAFYSGLGIPLPAGILDGIL from the coding sequence GTGAGCATCGATGACCGGCAGGCAGTCTCGGACAGCCGCCCCGACTACGCGCAGTACATTGTGGTCGCCGTCTTGGTGATCGTCGGCGGATTCCTGGTCTACAGCGGGCTGACGCTCGATGAAGGCTTCGCCAAGGTGGATCCCGTTGGGCCCAAGTTCTTTCCGTTGACCATCGGCATAGCAGCGCTGGTGCTCGCGGTGGTGCTGGCTATTGCGATCCCGCGCGGTAGCAAGGGTGAGGCCGACGCCGGTGAGGACATCGATCCCGAGGCGCCGGGGGACTGGCGTACCGTCGGCCTGCTGATCGCGCTGTTCGTCGCGATGATCCTGCTCGTCAATCTGCTGGGCTGGGTGATCATGAGCGCGCTGTTCTTCGCCGGCGCGGCAACGATTCTGGGCAGCAAGCACTACGTGCGCAACATCGTCATCGGCGCTGTCCTGGCACTGGCCAGCTTCTACGCGTTCTACTCCGGGCTCGGAATCCCGCTGCCCGCAGGCATCCTGGACGGGATTCTCTAG
- a CDS encoding universal stress protein has protein sequence MIVVGYTNDQFGRAALDAGIAEAALRDADLLVVNSTPGDSYVDAAFAQPGEVRDIEDRLRDCGVRYELSQPVGVYAADALLEAMERPDADLLVIGLRHRNPVGKLLLGSVAQQLLVECPKPVLAVKPG, from the coding sequence ATGATCGTAGTCGGATACACCAATGACCAGTTCGGCAGGGCTGCGCTGGACGCCGGCATCGCCGAGGCCGCGCTGCGCGACGCCGATCTGCTGGTGGTCAACTCGACACCGGGTGACTCCTACGTCGACGCCGCGTTCGCCCAGCCCGGCGAGGTGCGCGACATCGAGGACCGGTTGCGTGACTGCGGCGTGCGCTACGAGCTGTCCCAACCGGTCGGGGTGTACGCCGCCGACGCGCTGTTGGAGGCGATGGAGCGCCCCGACGCCGATCTCCTGGTGATCGGCCTGCGTCACCGCAATCCGGTCGGCAAACTGCTTCTCGGCAGCGTCGCGCAACAACTGCTGGTGGAGTGCCCGAAACCTGTGTTGGCGGTCAAGCCTGGCTAA
- a CDS encoding sensor domain-containing protein, whose amino-acid sequence MTPRLPAIAALLCLLVSGCTATTSGTAMSADHAPLATPDALPTLLLPAGDVGAALSSDDVVVTADVTKAWNDSARLDDVNCLAIAGAAQQSVYAKSGSTAVHGQVLRDPPTAPAWSHFAVQAVVLFPTARAAADFFATSQAQWSGCSDRELTYPAPIGPAQVWSVGRPSTDHDVLAVSRVQMTPEKWSCQRALTVHSNVAVDVEACSADGPTSAASAIAGQIAQRLPAA is encoded by the coding sequence GTGACTCCCCGCCTGCCCGCGATCGCGGCGCTGCTGTGCCTGTTGGTCAGCGGCTGCACCGCCACCACCTCGGGCACCGCGATGTCTGCCGACCACGCTCCGCTGGCGACGCCGGACGCGCTTCCCACCCTGCTGCTGCCGGCCGGGGACGTCGGCGCGGCCCTGTCGAGCGACGACGTCGTGGTCACCGCGGATGTGACCAAGGCCTGGAACGACAGCGCCCGGCTGGACGACGTGAACTGCCTGGCCATCGCGGGTGCCGCCCAGCAGAGCGTGTACGCCAAGAGCGGCTCGACGGCCGTGCACGGACAGGTCTTGCGTGACCCGCCGACAGCGCCGGCCTGGTCGCACTTCGCCGTACAGGCCGTGGTGCTGTTCCCGACCGCCCGGGCAGCCGCTGACTTCTTCGCGACCTCGCAGGCGCAGTGGTCGGGCTGCTCCGATCGCGAACTCACCTACCCCGCGCCGATCGGCCCCGCCCAGGTGTGGTCGGTGGGCCGCCCCAGCACCGATCACGACGTGCTGGCGGTCTCGCGGGTGCAGATGACCCCGGAGAAATGGTCGTGCCAACGGGCCCTGACCGTGCACAGCAATGTGGCGGTGGACGTCGAAGCGTGCAGCGCCGACGGTCCAACGTCGGCGGCCTCGGCGATCGCGGGCCAAATCGCCCAGCGCCTGCCCGCGGCCTAG
- a CDS encoding Bug family tripartite tricarboxylate transporter substrate binding protein: protein MLRRSRRPLFRAVATIVALAVTLSACGVTRGNDPQGLHRLRMMVPNSPGGGYDLTARTAVKIMEDQDITGRVEVFNVLGAGGTVAMARLMNERGNGDLMMTMGLGVVGATYTNGSKIKASDATAIAKLIEDPGAIFVPADSPFKTVGDFVEAWKADPSKVTIGGGSSPGGPDHLFPMEVAKKVGVDPKQVNFVTYDGGGDLLTALLGKKITVGTSSPGELIDQIEAGQLRVLAVSSAERVKGIDAPTLKESGIDLTFANWRGVLAPPGISDDAKGAMVKALEELHGTSQWKEALVKNGWTDAFVTGAAFEQFLSDQDNRVSSTLTELGLL from the coding sequence ATGTTGCGTCGTAGTCGACGACCGTTGTTCCGGGCGGTTGCCACCATAGTGGCGCTGGCGGTGACGCTGAGCGCGTGCGGGGTCACCCGGGGAAACGACCCGCAGGGGCTGCACCGGCTGCGAATGATGGTGCCCAACAGCCCCGGTGGCGGATACGACCTCACCGCGCGCACCGCGGTGAAGATCATGGAGGACCAGGACATCACCGGCCGCGTCGAGGTGTTCAACGTGCTGGGTGCCGGCGGAACCGTCGCGATGGCCCGACTCATGAACGAGCGGGGTAACGGCGACCTGATGATGACGATGGGTCTGGGCGTCGTCGGCGCCACCTACACCAACGGATCCAAGATCAAGGCCTCCGACGCGACGGCCATCGCGAAGTTGATCGAGGATCCCGGGGCGATATTCGTCCCTGCCGATTCGCCGTTCAAGACCGTGGGCGACTTCGTCGAGGCGTGGAAGGCAGATCCGAGCAAGGTGACCATCGGCGGCGGCTCCTCACCGGGCGGGCCCGATCACCTGTTCCCGATGGAAGTCGCGAAGAAAGTCGGCGTCGATCCCAAACAGGTCAACTTCGTCACCTACGACGGCGGCGGCGACCTGCTGACCGCGCTGCTCGGCAAGAAGATCACCGTGGGAACCTCCAGCCCGGGTGAGCTCATCGACCAGATTGAGGCGGGCCAGCTGCGGGTGCTCGCGGTGTCCAGCGCGGAACGGGTCAAGGGCATCGATGCGCCGACGCTCAAGGAATCCGGTATCGACCTGACGTTCGCCAACTGGCGTGGAGTGCTGGCGCCGCCGGGTATTTCGGACGACGCCAAGGGCGCGATGGTCAAAGCGCTCGAGGAGCTGCACGGCACGAGTCAGTGGAAAGAGGCGCTGGTCAAGAACGGCTGGACCGATGCCTTCGTCACCGGTGCGGCCTTCGAGCAGTTCCTCTCCGATCAGGACAACCGCGTCTCGTCGACGCTGACCGAATTGGGGCTGCTGTGA
- a CDS encoding response regulator, producing the protein MREVLVVDDDFMVAEIHRRFVDRVEGFHTTAVANTGAAALDAANRLRPDLILLDVYLPDMSGLQVLQGLRARGDAVGVIMITAARELDTVSGALDGGATDYLIKPFEFEQLRTKLAAYAARADALGSAEGIDQTLVDAVFGRSPVAAETRPMPKGLGAETGKLVLDAVRTAGEVSAAECADLIGISRVSARRYLEHYLQAGAVGLRLQYGAGRPERRYHPT; encoded by the coding sequence ATGCGTGAAGTACTGGTGGTCGACGACGATTTCATGGTCGCCGAGATTCATCGCCGCTTCGTCGACCGTGTCGAGGGCTTCCACACCACCGCGGTGGCCAACACCGGTGCCGCCGCACTCGACGCCGCGAACAGGCTGCGGCCCGACCTGATCCTGCTCGACGTCTATCTGCCCGACATGAGCGGCCTGCAGGTGCTGCAGGGGTTGCGGGCCCGCGGTGATGCCGTGGGCGTCATCATGATCACCGCCGCCCGCGAGCTCGACACCGTCAGCGGCGCGCTCGACGGCGGGGCGACCGACTACCTGATCAAGCCGTTCGAGTTCGAGCAGCTGCGAACAAAGCTGGCGGCCTATGCCGCGCGCGCCGACGCCCTGGGATCGGCCGAGGGCATCGACCAGACATTGGTGGACGCGGTGTTCGGCCGCTCCCCGGTGGCGGCGGAGACCCGTCCCATGCCCAAGGGCCTCGGGGCCGAAACCGGCAAACTGGTCCTCGATGCGGTCCGCACCGCGGGCGAGGTGTCGGCCGCGGAATGCGCCGATCTGATCGGCATCTCCCGGGTCAGCGCCCGCCGCTATCTCGAGCATTACCTGCAGGCCGGTGCGGTCGGCCTGCGTCTGCAGTACGGAGCGGGGCGGCCCGAGCGCCGCTACCACCCGACCTAG